CAGCCGCTGCATGATGGTCGGCACCGTGGTGAGAAAGGTGACCCGGTAATCGGTGATGGCCCTGAGGAATTGGTGCGGGTCGAAGCGCGGCAGCAGCACCAGGTGGTGGCGCATCAGCAACGCGATGGTCGCGGTGGTGAAGCCGGTGTTGTGGCTCAGCGGCACCGGCACCAGTGTGGTGTCGCCTTCCTGGGCACCCAGCGGGTACCCGATGGCCGGCGGCACCCGGCTGTCGCCGCCGGCCTCGATGAGCTTGGGGCGGCCGGTGCTGCCGCCGGAGGCCAGCGACTTCCACACCGGCGACACCGCTTCGGGCAGCGCTGCATCCGAAAGGGCCGGATCGGGTTCGAAACCTGTTGGCACAGCGCGTATTCGGCCGGTGGGGTCGTCGCGGCCGACCAGCAGCGCGCGCGGCTTGAGTTCCAGCAGGGCAGCCAGTTCCGCATCGGGCAGCCGCGGCGACAGGGGTTGCGGCACCGCACCCAGCTTCCAGCATGCCACCGCCGCCTGTACCCATTCGATGGAGTTGGGCAGCAGGATGGTCACGTAGTCGCCCGTGGTGACTCCGAGTTCGGCGTAGGCGCGGGCCAGCCGGTTGGTCGACGCGTCGAGTTCGCCCCGGGTGATGGTCTTTTGATCGCAGCTGACGGCCGGTTCGTCGGGAGCCAGCGCGGCCAGCTGCGAGATCTGGGTTCCGATCGGCGCGGTCACTGATAGGCGCCCTGCCGGTCGAAGATCCGGCGCGGGTTGTCGACCAGCATGGTGTGGATCTGCTCGTCGGTGACGCCCCGCTTTTTCAACGCGGGCAGCACGTCGTTGTGGATGTGCAGGTAGTGCCAGTTGGGTGCCATCTGCGGCACCAGCGCCTCGGGCAGCGCGTCGAAGTAGCAGTTGGCGTCATGGGAGAGCACCATCTTGTCGGCATGGCCGCGTTCGCACATGGTCGCCACGATGTTCACTCGGTCCTCGAACGGGGAGATCGTGTCGATACCGAACCGGTCCATGCCCAGGTAGGAACCGGCGGAGATGAGCTCCTCGAGGTAGCCGACGTCGGTGCTGTCGCCGGAGTGCCCGATGATCACCCGGGTCAGGTCCACGCCTTCCTCTTCGAAGATGCGTTGCTGATCGAGTCCGCGCCGCAGTCCGGCGTGGGTGTGGGTGGAGATCGGGACACCGGTGCGCTTGTGGGCCTGGGCGACGGCGCGCAGCACCCGCTCGACGCCGGGGGTGAGGCCGGGTTCGTCGGTGGCGCACTTGAGGATTCCGGCCTTGATGCCGGTGTCGGCGATGCCTTCTTCGATGTCGCGCACGAACATGTCGGTCATGATCTCCGGGCCGTCCAGCATGCCGCCGGGCCCTTCGTAGTGGAAGCGGAACGGCACGTCGTTGTAGGTGTACAAGCCGGTCGCCACCACGATGTTCAGCTCGGTTTGGGCGGCCACCCGGGCGATGCGGGGGATGTAGCGGCCCAGCCCGATCACGGTCAGGTCGACGATGGTGTCCACGCCGCGCGATTTGAGTTCGTTGAGTCGGGTGACGGCGTCGGCCACCCGCTGCTCCTCGTCGCCCCAGGCTTCGGGGTAGTTCAGTGCGATCTCGGTGGTCATGATGAACACGTGCTCGTGCATGAGCGTCACGCCGATATCAGCGGTATCGATGGGGCCGCGGGCGGTATTGAGTTCTGACACGTCCTCGATGCTAGGCCGTGCACCCCGTCAGCGGAACGTGCTTTGCGGGGTCATCCGGACCTGCTCCGGATCAGATTTCACCGGGGCGGAGCTGGGTCACCGCGGCGGTGTCACCGGTGTGCAACGAGGTCAGCGCCGCCTCCACCACCGCGCTCGTGGCATACCCGTCGTAGCTCGTGGGACCGTCGACCGAGCGGGTGGCCACACCGCGCAGCCAGGCGGCATCCTGGGCCCGGTAGGCGGCGTCGAAGCGTTCCATCCAGGTGTCCGGCAGTCGCTGTGCGGCCATTGCGCCGGCCACCGCCTGGGTGACCAGTGACGGTGAGCCGAGTGTGAGGCTGCCGCGGTCGGCCACCAGCTCGAGGCCGATGTCGTATTGCATGCCGGGGCCACGGCCGAGTTGCAGCACACCGAGAACGCCCGACTGCGATGTCAGCGTGACGACGACGGTGAGTGTCGCTCCGGAGCCGCCCTCCTTGACCAGGCAGTGAACCGACCTGATCTCGTCACCGGTCAGCCAGCGAAACAGGTCGATGTCGTGGGCGGCCGAACTGTTGACGAGTTGGCGCGCGTCAAAGTTGTTGACGGCCGAGGGATTATAGTGACGTTGCGTGATCAGGACGGGTTCACCGACCCGGCCTGACCGGACGGTGTCGTAGAGGTAGCGATAGTTCGCGTCGTAGCGGCGCATGAAGCCGACCTGCACCAGCCGCCGCCCGGCGACCCGCTCGGCCGCCACCAGTTGCAGTGCTTGCCGGGTCGACACCGTCAGCGGCTTCTCGCAGAACACGTCCAAGCCTCTGGCCAGGCACGCGTCGACGATCCCGTAGTGGGTCTCGTCGGCGGACGCGACGACGACAGCGTCGACGTCGGCAGTGCGTACGCACTCGATCGGGTCTTCGAAGACGGCGACATCGGCCATGCCGCCCGCGGCGCGTTCCACGAAGGGCCGGTGGCTGTCGGCCACGGCAGCGATCTCGGCCCACGGGGCCAGGCCGGTGAAAATCTCCAGGTGGCGCATGCCCATGCTGCCGAGCCCGCACACCGCGAGCCGCACGGGTGCGGCGCTCATGGGCGGCAGGGCCGCTCGCCGGCACCGGCGAGTCGGCCGGGGCCGGCCGGTGCGGCCACGTCGACCCAGGAACCGCGCCGCACCGAGGCGGCGACCGCGGCATGAATCGTCGTCGCCCGTAGCCCGTCGCTGAACGACGGCAGTCCGTCCGGCGCGACACCGGTGCGCACGGCTTCGTAGACGTCGGCGACGAAGAGGTCGAAACAGTCCTGGTAGCCCTGCGGATGGCCGCTGGGCAACAGCGAATATCGGGCGTTGCCGGGATCGAGGACGGCCGCATCCCGGGAGAGCACCGTGTTGCCGCGCAGCCCGCCGACCACCAGGTCGTCGGGATGTTCCTGGTCGAACAGCACCGCCACGTCGCGGCCGTCGAACGAGAACGACAGCTGATTCTTGCGGCCCGGCGAGGTCTGGCTGACGACGACGCTGCCGATTCCACCGAGATCGGTCCGAAAGGCCACGACGGCGCCGTCGTCGGGCCGGACCGCGGTCCCCGAAGCCCTGCCTTCCGTCGCAGCGAGAGCCGTAATCCTATGTCCGGTAACGAATTCCATCAGGTCGCACCAGTGCGAGCCGATGTCGGCGAAGGTCATCGACGCCCCGGTCTGCGACGGGTCGGATCGCCAGCCGGTGGGGTCGGCGGTGGCCATGTAGTCCTGCAGGTAGCTGCCGTGGATCAGCCACACGGGCCGGCCGGCCAGCCGGGAGCGGGCCTCGCGCACCATCGGGTAGAAGCGATAGATGAACGGCACGGCCGCCACAGTCGCGGCCTTGGCCGCCGAGATCGCCAGTGCTGCGGCGTCCTGGACGCTGGTGGCCAGGGGCTTTTCGCAGATCACGTGCTTTCCGCTGGCCAGGGCCGCCATCGCCTGGTCGTGATGCAGGTCGTTGGGGGTGCAGATGTGCACCACGTCGATGTCGTCGGCCGCGAAGATCTGCTCCGCCGTCGCGGCCCGCTCGGCGTTGAGCCGCTCCGCGGCGGCCTGGCTGCGCTGCGCGGTACTGGCGCAGACGGCGGCCAGTGTCCCGCCGGCGCGCTGAACGGCGTGGGCGTGCACCGCGCCGACCATTCCGGCGCCGATCAGCGCGCTGCGCGGGTTGTGGGTCGCGGCCACGGTCGATGTCCTTTGCGTGCGGCGGGGTTGGTGAATTGTAGTGCTCACCGGCGGCGGCACCGCGCTCAATGCCGCTCCCGGGCCGGCACGATCACCGACACCGTGGCGTCGTGGTTGGCGGTGTAGAGGATGTGGGTGTCGGGGTCCACGGCCAGCGCGAAGGTGTCCTTGCCGATCCGAATGACCCCGGCCACCGCGAGGTCGCTCGTGTCGATCACCGACACGCTGTCGTTGTGGTTGGCGGTGTAGACGGTGTGGACGGTCGGGTCGACGGTGACGCCGTACGGACTGTTGCCGACGTGGATGGTGCCGGCCACGCTCCGGTTGTCCAGGTTGATCACGGATACGGCACCCTCGGCCTCCTGGGTGACGTAGGCCCGGTGCGCGGCGAGGTCGAGACCCACACCTCGGGGGTCGTTGCCGACGGGGATGGTTGCGGTGACGGTATGGCTGACGGTGTCGATCGCCGACAGCGTGCCGTCGCTGCTGTTGGCCACGTAGGCGGTCGCGGTGCTGGGGTCGATGGCTATGCCGTACGGATTCTTGCCGACGGGGATGGTTGCGACCACCCGGTGCGTGGCCAGATCGATCGCCGACACGCTGTAGTCCCACATATTGGCGACGTAGGCGACATGGGAGGTCGGGTCCACCGCGATCCCCCACGGGTTGGTGCCGACTTTGACGGTGGCGGTGACGGCGCGGCTGCCGGTGTCGATGAGCGATACCGTGTCGTCGCGGTTGTTGGCGGTGCAGGCCAGGTGCGTCCCCGGGTCGACCGCCACCCACACCGGGCCCTTGCCGACCGGGACGGTGGCAGTCAGGGTGTGACTGGCGGCATCGATGATCGACATGGTGCTGTCGCCGTAGTTGGCGGTGTAGACGGTGTGGTTGGCGGGATCGACGGCGACCGCCTCGGGCCGTGCTCCGACTCCGATGGTGGCGGCGATGCGTGCGATCGGGGTGGTGCCCGCATTCGCGGCGGCGGCCTTGGCAGGTGTCGCCGGTCGATGCTGCAGCCGCGGGATGACCGCACCGGCAACCGCCAGGACGAGGGCGAGCGCGCCGACCAGCGCGGCGATCCTGCGTCGGCGGCGCCGCATCGCGTCGACGGGGGGTAACGGGTTGGCCGGCCCGGATGGCGCGGAAACTGTGTCCGGGTGCTCAGCCGCCAGCGCCTGGGCGGCGGCGGCCGCGAGTGCGCCGGCGCTCGCGTAGCGGTCCTCGCGATCCTTGGCCATGCCGCAGGTGACGACCTCGTCGAACTGGTGCGCAATACCCGGCCGCTGCCGGCTGGGACTCGGGATCGGGGCGGTCAGGTGGGCGGCGATGAGCGCGGCCAGGTCAGCATGCGGAAAAGGCGGAGTACCGGTCAGGCACTCGTAGAGCACACAGGTCAGGGCGTAGACGTCGGTGCGAAGGTCGATTTCCTCGTCGGCGAGCCGCTCCGGGGACATATAGGCGAAGGTGCCCACCGTGTTGCCCGCCGTGGTGAGTTTGGCGTCGGTGGCGGCGTTGGCCAGCCCGAAGTCGACCAGGCAGGCGAAATCATGGCCGGTGAGCAGGATGTTCGCGGGCTTGACGTCGCGGTGGATGATCTGCTCGGCGTGCGCAGCGTCGAGCGCCGAGGCGATCTGGTCGACGATCCGCACCGCGCGGGCCGGCTCCATCGGTCCACTCTCGTCGAGCACGCCCCGCAGATCAGAACCCCGGACCAAGCGCATGTCGATGTAGAGCTGACCGTCGATCTCGCCGTAGTCGTGAATGGGAACCACATGCGGCTCGTTCAGCCTGCCCGCGGTGGACGCCTCGCGGAACAGCCTTTTACGGAAGATCGGGTTGCCCGAGTAGGACGGCGGCAACAGTTTCAGCGCGACGGTGCGGCTTTTTCTGGTGTCGAAAGCTTCGTACACCTCGCCGAAACCGCCGCTGCCCAGCAGCCTGATCAAGCGGTAGTGGCCGAACGTGGCCCCTGTGCCCCACTCCGCCGTCGTGCCGTCATCGGACGGCCCCTCTGCCACCAACCACCTCCCGCGGTCGTGCGCCCTCGCGGGGCAAGTCTAGGCAGGTCGAGCGCGTTTGGCAGGCAGTTCGCGGTGTCCGGACCCGGCGACGGCGCTGCGCACCTACACTCAACCACCGACCTGTCTGACCAAGCTTGCTCGAACCCCGCGGGAGTCACGTCATGCTGCTCGACCCCAACAACCTGCAACGCACGTATCCGGATGCGCGGTCGGCGGAGATCATGCAGGCCACGGTCGATTTCTTCGAGAACCGCGGCAAGGCCAAGCTCAAGCACGACGATCACGAGCGCGTCTGGTACTCGGAGTTCCTCGACCACATCGCCGAGAACCGGATCTTCGCCTCGCTCATGACTCCCGCGGCGTACGGGGCCGACGACTGTCGGTGGGACACCTACCGGATCAGCGAGTTCGCCGAGATCGTCGGCTTCTACGGCCTGAGCTACTGGTACCCCTTCCAGGTGACCGCCCTTGGCCTGGGGCCGATCTGGATGAGCGACAACGAGGACGCCAAACGCAAAGCCGCCGCCCAGCTCGAGCAGGGCGAGGTGTTCGCGTTCGGCCTGTCCGAGCAGGCCCACGGCGCCGACGTCTACCAGACCGACATGATCCTGACGCCTTCGAAAGAGGTAGGGCACGGCTGGGTCGCCAACGGGGAGAAGTACTACATCGGCAACGCCAACGTGGCCCGGATGGTCTCGACGTTCGGCCGCATCGACCACGGGTCGAAGGAACCCGAATACGTCTTCTTCGCCGCCGACTCCCAGCACGACCGGTACGAATGCAGGAAGAACGTAGTGAATTCGCAGAACTACGTGGCGAATTACGCGCTGCACCAATACCCGGTCACCGAGGCGGACCTGCTGCACCGCGGCATGGGTGCCTTTCACGCCGCGCTGAACACGGTCAACGTGTGCAAGTACAACCTGGGCTGGGGCGCGGTCGGCATGTGCACGCACGCCTTCTACGAGGCCATCACCCACGCCGCCAACCGGCAGTTGTACGGCAGCGTCGTCACCGACTTCAGCCATGTCCGGCGGCTGCTCACCGACGCCTACGCGCGGCTGGTCGCCATGCGTCTGGTGTGCACCCGGACGTCGGACTACATGCGCAGCGCCTCGGCCGAAGACCGCCGTTACCTGCTGTACAGCCCGCTCACCAAGGCCAAGGTCACCAGCGAGGGCGAGCGGGTGGTCACCGCACTGTGGGATGTCATCGCGGCCAAGGGCGTGGAGAAGGACACCTTCTTCGAGACCGTCGCCCGCGAGATCGGGCTGCTGCCCCGGCTGGAGGGCACCGTGCACATCAACATCGGGCTGCTGGCCAAGTTCATGCCGAACTTCCTGTTCGCCCCGGATGCCGCGCTGCCGCTGATCGGGCGTCGCGACGACGACGCCGACGACACCTTCCTGTTCGATCAGGGGCCGACCGGCGGCCTGGGCAAGGTGCGGTTCCACGACTGGCGCGCGTCCTTCGACGGCTACGCCCACTTGCCGAATGTCGCGCTGCTGCGCCGCCAGGTCGAGGTGCTGGCCGAGATGCTTGCGTCGGCGACACCAGATGCTGTGCAGCAGAAGGACATTGACTTCGCCTTCGGGGTGGGTCAGATTTTTGCCCTGGTGCCCTACGCGCAGCTGATCCTGGAGGAGGCGGGCATCTCGGGTGTGGACGAGGCGCTGCTGGACGAGATCTTCGGCCTGCTGGTGCGCGACTTCAACAGCTACGCAGTCGAACTCAACGACAAGGCCGCCACCACCGACGAGCAGGCGCGCTTTGCGCTGCGGATGATTCGGCGCCCGGCGCACGACCGCGCCCGCTACGACAAGGTGTGGAAGGAACAGGTGCTGCCGCTCAACGGCGCCTACCAGATGCGGCCCTAATGTGCCTTGACCAGCTCTACCGTTGGGCGCCGAGCGCCGAGCGCCGAGCGCCGGGCGCCGGGCGCCGGGTGCCAGTGCCCAGCGGTCCAGCGGCCAGCGCCTACCGCCCAGCGGCCCCATATGTACGGTCAAAGCCCCGTTTCACCGACATTTTGCGGACTCTCATGCCGGTCGACATCGGCGGATGGTGCGATATGCGGCGCGGCCCGCCACAGCCTTGACTGTGAACCACGTCACAGTAGAATGACCACCGGTCATACCAGTCAGGAGGCCGCATGCCGACAGTGACCTGGGCCCGCGTCGACCCGGCCCGGCGGGCTGCCATCATCGAGGCCGCCGAGGCCGAATTCGGCGCCCACGGCTTCTCCAACGGCAGCCTGAACGTCATCGCCCGTCGGGCCGGCGTCGCCAAGGGCAGCCTGTTCCAATACTTCGCGGACAAGCGCGATCTCTACGCCTTCATCGCCGACGTCGCCAGCCAACGGGTGCGCGTCTTCGTGGAGGAGGTCATCCGCGAAATCGAGCCCAGCCGAACGTTTTTCGAATTCCTCACCGAACTGCTCGACGCCTGGGTCACCTACTACGCCGAGCATCCGCGGGAACGCGCGCTGCACGCCGCGGCCACCCTCGAGGTCGACACCGACGCCCGGATCAGCGTGCGCAATGTCATCCACCGGCACTACCTGGAGGTGCTGCGCCCGCTGGTGACCGAGGCGCTCCGCCGCGGCGACCTGCGGCCCGATTCCGACACCGAGGCATTGCTGTCGCTGCTGCTGATGATCTTCCCGCACCTGGCACTGGCCCCGTATATGCGCGGCCTCGATCCCATTCTCGGCCTCGACGAACCCAACCCCGAACAGCCGGCACTGGCCGTGCGCCGTCTGGTCTCGGTACTGGCTGCCGCGTTCTCACCCGTCCCCAGCCCAGCCCCACTAGACACCAGGAGCGTCACATGACCCGCACCCACACCGGCTCGATGGTGGCCGGCGGCCTCAACTGGGAGAGCTTGCCGCTCAAGCTGTTTGCCGGTGGTAACGCCAAATTCTGGAATCCCGCCGATATCGACTTCTCCCGCGATCGGGCCGACTGGGAGAAGCTCTCCGACGACGAGCGCGATTACACCATCCGGCTGTGCGCGCAATTCATCGCCGGTGAGGAGGCGGTGACCGAGGACATCCAGCCGTTCATGGCCGCGATGCGCGCCGAAGGCCGGATCGGCGACGAGATGTACCTGACGCAGTTCGCGTTCGAGGAGGCCAAGCACGTCCAGGTGTTCCGGATGTGGCTGGACGCCGTCGGGGTCACCAACGACCTGCACGGCTACCTCGACCCGCTGCCCACCTACCGGCAGATCTTCTACGACGAGCTGCCGGACTGCCTGAATGCGCTGACCAAAGACGCGTCCCCGGCCGCGCAGGTACGGGCGTCGGTCACCTACAACCACATCGTGGAAGGCATGCTGGCGCTCACCGGCTACTACGCCTGGAACAAGATCTGCGTGGAGCGTGGCATCCTGCCCGGCATGCAGGAGCTGATCCGGCGCATCGGGGACGACGAGCGGCGCCACATGGCGTGGGGCACCTTCACCTGCCGTCGCCACGTCGCCGCCGACGACGCCAACTGGACGGTCTTCGAATCGCGGATGAACGAGCTCATCCCAATGGCTCTGCGGCTCACCGAGGAGGGGTTCGCCCTCTACGGCGAACATCCGCCGTTCGACCTGTCGCAGGACGAGATGCTGCAGTACTCGATGGACAAGGGCATGCGGCGGTTCGGCACCATCAGCAGCGCCCGCGGCCGCCCGGTCGGTGAGATCGACCTGGACTACTCACCGGTGCAGCTCGAGGACGACTTCGCCGACGAGGACGCCCGGGCGCTGGCCGCGGTTTAGCGCGGGCCGTCAGCCCACCCACACCGTCTTGGCGTTGCAGAACGCCTTGATGCCCAAGCCGGCCAGTTCGCGTCCGTAGCCCGATCGCTTGACGCCGCCGAACCCGAGTTCGGGATAGGACACCGTCATGCCGTTGATGAACACCTGACCGGCTTCGATGTCGTCGATGAAGCGCTCCTGCTCGGCTTCGTCCTGCGTCCACGCGTTGGAG
The nucleotide sequence above comes from Mycobacterium kiyosense. Encoded proteins:
- the php gene encoding phosphotriesterase translates to MSELNTARGPIDTADIGVTLMHEHVFIMTTEIALNYPEAWGDEEQRVADAVTRLNELKSRGVDTIVDLTVIGLGRYIPRIARVAAQTELNIVVATGLYTYNDVPFRFHYEGPGGMLDGPEIMTDMFVRDIEEGIADTGIKAGILKCATDEPGLTPGVERVLRAVAQAHKRTGVPISTHTHAGLRRGLDQQRIFEEEGVDLTRVIIGHSGDSTDVGYLEELISAGSYLGMDRFGIDTISPFEDRVNIVATMCERGHADKMVLSHDANCYFDALPEALVPQMAPNWHYLHIHNDVLPALKKRGVTDEQIHTMLVDNPRRIFDRQGAYQ
- a CDS encoding TetR family transcriptional regulator codes for the protein MPTVTWARVDPARRAAIIEAAEAEFGAHGFSNGSLNVIARRAGVAKGSLFQYFADKRDLYAFIADVASQRVRVFVEEVIREIEPSRTFFEFLTELLDAWVTYYAEHPRERALHAAATLEVDTDARISVRNVIHRHYLEVLRPLVTEALRRGDLRPDSDTEALLSLLLMIFPHLALAPYMRGLDPILGLDEPNPEQPALAVRRLVSVLAAAFSPVPSPAPLDTRSVT
- the nrdB gene encoding R2-like ligand binding oxidase, with translation MTRTHTGSMVAGGLNWESLPLKLFAGGNAKFWNPADIDFSRDRADWEKLSDDERDYTIRLCAQFIAGEEAVTEDIQPFMAAMRAEGRIGDEMYLTQFAFEEAKHVQVFRMWLDAVGVTNDLHGYLDPLPTYRQIFYDELPDCLNALTKDASPAAQVRASVTYNHIVEGMLALTGYYAWNKICVERGILPGMQELIRRIGDDERRHMAWGTFTCRRHVAADDANWTVFESRMNELIPMALRLTEEGFALYGEHPPFDLSQDEMLQYSMDKGMRRFGTISSARGRPVGEIDLDYSPVQLEDDFADEDARALAAV
- the fadE4 gene encoding acyl-CoA dehydrogenase, which gives rise to MLLDPNNLQRTYPDARSAEIMQATVDFFENRGKAKLKHDDHERVWYSEFLDHIAENRIFASLMTPAAYGADDCRWDTYRISEFAEIVGFYGLSYWYPFQVTALGLGPIWMSDNEDAKRKAAAQLEQGEVFAFGLSEQAHGADVYQTDMILTPSKEVGHGWVANGEKYYIGNANVARMVSTFGRIDHGSKEPEYVFFAADSQHDRYECRKNVVNSQNYVANYALHQYPVTEADLLHRGMGAFHAALNTVNVCKYNLGWGAVGMCTHAFYEAITHAANRQLYGSVVTDFSHVRRLLTDAYARLVAMRLVCTRTSDYMRSASAEDRRYLLYSPLTKAKVTSEGERVVTALWDVIAAKGVEKDTFFETVAREIGLLPRLEGTVHINIGLLAKFMPNFLFAPDAALPLIGRRDDDADDTFLFDQGPTGGLGKVRFHDWRASFDGYAHLPNVALLRRQVEVLAEMLASATPDAVQQKDIDFAFGVGQIFALVPYAQLILEEAGISGVDEALLDEIFGLLVRDFNSYAVELNDKAATTDEQARFALRMIRRPAHDRARYDKVWKEQVLPLNGAYQMRP
- a CDS encoding dehydrogenase yields the protein MAATHNPRSALIGAGMVGAVHAHAVQRAGGTLAAVCASTAQRSQAAAERLNAERAATAEQIFAADDIDVVHICTPNDLHHDQAMAALASGKHVICEKPLATSVQDAAALAISAAKAATVAAVPFIYRFYPMVREARSRLAGRPVWLIHGSYLQDYMATADPTGWRSDPSQTGASMTFADIGSHWCDLMEFVTGHRITALAATEGRASGTAVRPDDGAVVAFRTDLGGIGSVVVSQTSPGRKNQLSFSFDGRDVAVLFDQEHPDDLVVGGLRGNTVLSRDAAVLDPGNARYSLLPSGHPQGYQDCFDLFVADVYEAVRTGVAPDGLPSFSDGLRATTIHAAVAASVRRGSWVDVAAPAGPGRLAGAGERPCRP
- the iolG gene encoding inositol 2-dehydrogenase, encoding MSAAPVRLAVCGLGSMGMRHLEIFTGLAPWAEIAAVADSHRPFVERAAGGMADVAVFEDPIECVRTADVDAVVVASADETHYGIVDACLARGLDVFCEKPLTVSTRQALQLVAAERVAGRRLVQVGFMRRYDANYRYLYDTVRSGRVGEPVLITQRHYNPSAVNNFDARQLVNSSAAHDIDLFRWLTGDEIRSVHCLVKEGGSGATLTVVVTLTSQSGVLGVLQLGRGPGMQYDIGLELVADRGSLTLGSPSLVTQAVAGAMAAQRLPDTWMERFDAAYRAQDAAWLRGVATRSVDGPTSYDGYATSAVVEAALTSLHTGDTAAVTQLRPGEI